The proteins below are encoded in one region of Catenulispora sp. GP43:
- a CDS encoding cytosine permease → MTTTTTPADAVPAAEAPLLLTTEAPRTLSFSDQAAFWANLGVSLIGFSSAAVVLIPTGYSPLPVPASLLALALGTVAGMVMTALAGVVGTRTGAPSMAVLRGLFGTKLSWLPSLANIFQLIGWGVYEITVIAEGVYAMPHTHVIPRPLVVLAAGALCTSMAIWPLSVLRVLRKYVTGAVAVAMLYFTVQLLRNPIPHQTGTSWSGFFPAVDAALALSVSFLPMAADYMRHARSSRQAGGAAVLGYSITQFWCYAIGIVALLQAPNADVFHTMLGVTAGWLFFLVLVLRESDQSFANVYSTAMSIQNLLPRVDRRILAGGVGVLVTVIALFVHDLGGFANFLGLIGSVFVPLAAVLGVDYFLGRGRQGRWDLSEHSPARPAMLLPWALGFVVYQVLNPGSVDWWAHGWMHVQDWVHVHPGWWASASLYSFAAAALATGAIVALDRRRPA, encoded by the coding sequence ATGACGACCACCACCACGCCGGCCGACGCCGTCCCCGCCGCAGAGGCGCCGCTGCTCCTCACCACCGAGGCGCCGCGCACTCTGTCCTTCAGCGACCAGGCCGCGTTCTGGGCGAACCTGGGCGTCAGCCTGATCGGGTTCTCCTCGGCCGCGGTGGTCCTGATCCCCACCGGCTACTCGCCGCTTCCCGTCCCGGCCTCGCTGCTGGCCCTCGCGCTGGGCACGGTCGCCGGCATGGTGATGACCGCGCTGGCCGGAGTCGTCGGCACCCGCACCGGCGCGCCGTCGATGGCGGTGCTGCGCGGGCTGTTCGGCACCAAGCTGTCCTGGCTGCCGAGCCTGGCGAACATCTTCCAGCTCATCGGCTGGGGCGTGTACGAGATCACGGTTATCGCCGAGGGCGTGTACGCCATGCCCCACACCCACGTGATCCCGCGCCCGCTGGTGGTGCTCGCCGCCGGGGCGCTGTGCACGTCGATGGCGATCTGGCCGTTGTCGGTGCTGCGCGTTCTGCGCAAGTACGTGACCGGCGCGGTCGCGGTGGCCATGCTCTACTTCACGGTCCAGCTGCTGCGGAACCCGATCCCGCACCAGACCGGCACCTCCTGGAGCGGATTCTTCCCGGCCGTGGACGCCGCGCTGGCACTGTCGGTGTCCTTCCTGCCGATGGCCGCCGACTACATGCGGCACGCCCGCAGCTCCCGCCAGGCCGGCGGCGCGGCCGTGCTGGGCTACAGCATCACGCAGTTCTGGTGCTACGCGATCGGCATCGTGGCGCTGTTGCAGGCCCCGAACGCCGACGTCTTCCACACCATGCTCGGCGTGACCGCCGGCTGGCTCTTCTTCCTGGTCCTGGTGCTGCGCGAGTCGGACCAGTCCTTCGCGAACGTGTACTCCACGGCGATGTCGATCCAGAACCTGCTGCCCCGGGTGGACCGGCGGATCCTGGCCGGCGGGGTCGGCGTGCTGGTGACGGTGATCGCGCTGTTCGTCCACGACCTCGGCGGCTTCGCGAACTTCCTGGGGCTGATCGGCTCGGTCTTCGTGCCGCTGGCCGCGGTGCTCGGCGTCGACTACTTCCTGGGCCGGGGCCGCCAGGGCCGCTGGGACCTGTCCGAGCACTCCCCGGCGCGGCCGGCGATGCTGCTGCCGTGGGCCCTCGGCTTCGTGGTCTACCAGGTGCTGAACCCGGGCTCGGTGGACTGGTGGGCGCACGGCTGGATGCACGTCCAGGACTGGGTCCACGTGCACCCGGGCTGGTGGGCCTCGGCCTCCCTGTACTCCTTCGCCGCGGCGGCGCTGGCCACCGGCGCGATCGTGGCGCTCGACCGGCGGCGCCCGGCGTGA